A single Fusarium oxysporum Fo47 chromosome IV, complete sequence DNA region contains:
- a CDS encoding P-loop containing nucleoside triphosphate hydrolase protein, with translation MAPHFIDDKTEICLPFILSQLKLHREESPDRPFLIGLNGIQGAGKSTLVKALSKALESQHVPTLVCSIDEFYLTRQDQVALAEAHPDNALVQHRGEPGTHDLPLLKAFFEALLRGEPTKLPKYDKAIKGGKGDRLPESEWLPVNQPGQEKIQAIILEGWCVGFRPLTREDVEARLNMPNRTLKQHKLEDLLFVNEKLSEYDSVTDSFDAFIQIDAEDLGYVYGWRLEQEDHLREERGDPEAGMTSVEVVKFVDGYYPAYELYTDRMRKGVLANRPGRQLRMVVGRDRKVKHVRRV, from the exons ATGGCTCCCCACTTCATCGACGACAAAACTGAGATTTGCCTCCCCTTCATTCTCTCTCAGCTCAAACTCCACCGCGAAGAGTCTCCCGACCGCCCCTTCCTCATCGGCCTCAACGGTATTCAGGGCGCCGGCAAGTCTACCCTTGTCAAGGCACTGAGCAAGGCTCTTGAGAGCCAGCATGTGCCCACCCTTGTCTGTAGCATAGATGAGTTCTATCTCACTCGCCAGGATCAGGTTGCCCTCGCTGAAGCCCACCCTGACAATGCCCTTGTTCAGCATCGTGGGGAGCCTG GAACTCACGACTTGCCTCTCCTCAAAGCCTTCTTTGAGGCATTACTAAGAGGAGAGCCTACGAAGCTGCCAAAATAcgacaaggccatcaaggGTGGTAAAGGTGACCGCCTTCCAGAGTCCGAATGGCTTCCTGTGAATCAGCCAGGCCAGGAAAAGATCCAGGCTATCATTCTCGAGGGATGGTGTGTAGGCTTCCGTCCTCTGACCcgtgaggatgttgaggcgAGACTTAACATGCCCAACCGAACTCTCAAACAACACAAACTCGAGGATCTTCTATTCGTGAATGAGAAGCTCTCCGAGTATGACTCCGTCACAGATTCCTTCGACGCCTTCATTCAAATCGACGCAGAAGATCTTGGCTACGTCTACGGTTGGCGATTagagcaagaagatcacTTACGTGAAGAAAGGGGTGACCCAGAAGCGGGGATGACCTCCGTGGAAGTGGTCAAATTCGTTGACGGTTACTATCCTGCTTATGAGCTCTATACTGATAGGATGAGAAAAGGAGTTCTCGCCAACCGACCGGGCCGACAATTGAGGATGGTGGTAGGCCGCGACAGAAAAGTAAAACATGTCCGACGAGTATAA